The following proteins come from a genomic window of Marinihelvus fidelis:
- a CDS encoding DUF4198 domain-containing protein has product MKLKLIIVALLGLGLSFSAHAHRFWILPAATVLSGEDPWVTFDAAVSNDVFFFNHFPLRPDNITATAPDGSNVELQNPHVGKHRSVFDLQLTQEGTYRIGGASEGLVATWTNEDGERRRWPGRGETANPEDFDTAVPKKADDLKVVYGTRRNETYVTAGAPTETVFTPSNSGLELQPISHPNDLYNGETARFRFLFEGEPAAGTKVTVVPDGIRYRDAQDDFSVEADADGIIAIDWPGAGRYWLEAEYGDDQATPPATMRQGSYVLTLEVLPQ; this is encoded by the coding sequence ATGAAACTCAAACTGATCATTGTCGCCCTGCTTGGCCTGGGCCTGTCGTTTTCCGCGCATGCGCACCGCTTCTGGATTCTGCCGGCCGCTACCGTGCTGTCCGGTGAGGACCCGTGGGTGACCTTCGATGCCGCCGTCTCCAACGACGTGTTTTTCTTCAACCACTTTCCGCTGCGGCCGGACAACATCACCGCCACCGCGCCGGACGGCTCAAACGTGGAACTGCAGAACCCGCATGTCGGCAAGCACCGCAGCGTCTTCGACCTGCAGCTGACGCAGGAAGGCACCTACCGCATCGGCGGCGCCAGCGAAGGCCTGGTGGCCACCTGGACCAACGAGGACGGCGAGCGCCGGCGCTGGCCGGGCCGTGGCGAGACCGCCAACCCGGAAGATTTCGACACCGCCGTGCCCAAGAAGGCCGATGACCTGAAAGTGGTCTACGGCACCCGCCGCAACGAGACCTACGTCACCGCCGGCGCGCCCACGGAGACAGTATTCACGCCCAGTAACAGCGGCCTGGAACTGCAGCCCATCAGCCACCCCAATGATCTCTACAACGGTGAGACCGCGCGATTCCGCTTTCTCTTCGAGGGCGAACCGGCCGCCGGTACCAAGGTGACCGTTGTGCCCGACGGCATCCGCTACCGCGACGCCCAGGACGACTTCTCGGTGGAAGCCGACGCTGACGGCATTATCGCCATCGACTGGCCGGGCGCCGGGCGTTACTGGCTGGAAGCCGAGTACGGCGACGACCAGGCCACGCCACCGGCCACGATGCGCCAGGGCTCGTACGTCCTGACGCTGGAAGTGCTCCCGCAGTAA
- a CDS encoding TonB-dependent receptor domain-containing protein: MRDFTAVPGYGSLAAAITMALFSQVALAEDTDTEEERERVLEEIVVTATGFEQKITDAPASISVISQEEILARPHRNLLDMLKYQEGIDIGTTRDKTGQGSVSMRGLTGEYTLLLIDGKRQNNHGDIYPNNFGGNAFGHLPPTEAIERIEIMRGPASTLYGADAMGGVVNVITKKSAPRWYGTVNLGGTIQEDDQFGNDWQGEFFVNGPLVADKLSVALRGSYYESDASSPQFEPAVDPNGTTHVRSIGFGGGGRTVDSEVEEYGATLTWVVAQNQTLRFDYDTSNQVYDNTPVIDPDSGTITYPLGTKDNIEALWQDSRGRVNPRAGYAADQEFSRDWWSIVHDATWGFGTSYLALSYVDTANEGRTLPLTVAERLHLQDMYDGVGDYAGMPEEERKALAEETFLPRPARPLNSSQYTLDARVDIPFQAAGEHVMVIGGQVIDGELEDGVFGMETGEPGGTQDQEMWSLFIEDSWTVTSPLTITGGVRYDSHDVFGSQVSPRLYAVYALNEFWTVKGGVSTGYKTPQTTDLYDGITGFGGQGTSPFAGNPDLEPETSVNSEVAVYWTSPQGHNFNVTYFRTDFDGKIANGDTIYSCEVTGGVRPCVNLGAYDELGYSTYSQKINIDKVEIQGIEVAGLYAISDDWTLRGNYTWTDSEQKSGPEAGQPLTNTAEHMANASLDWQVTAPFSMTLQAELRSDRYRGWDNTLDRPQYYESYNLWHLAANYVISDNITIFGRINNLLDNDFTSYQTDFIDLDGDGIYTLATGRGAVSEVIFTDDFNVKDARRNYWLSVQFSF, encoded by the coding sequence ATGAGGGATTTCACGGCCGTACCCGGCTACGGCAGCCTGGCGGCGGCAATCACCATGGCCCTGTTTTCACAGGTGGCCCTGGCGGAAGACACCGATACGGAAGAGGAGCGGGAGCGCGTGCTCGAGGAGATCGTCGTAACGGCGACGGGTTTCGAGCAGAAGATTACCGATGCGCCGGCCAGCATTTCCGTGATCAGCCAGGAAGAGATCCTGGCACGCCCTCATCGCAACCTGCTGGACATGCTGAAGTACCAGGAAGGTATCGACATTGGCACCACCCGTGACAAGACCGGGCAGGGCAGTGTCAGCATGCGTGGCCTGACCGGCGAGTACACGCTGCTGCTGATTGACGGCAAGCGCCAGAACAACCACGGCGACATCTACCCCAACAACTTTGGCGGCAATGCCTTTGGACACCTGCCGCCCACCGAGGCGATCGAGCGCATCGAGATCATGCGCGGCCCGGCGTCCACGCTCTACGGCGCCGACGCCATGGGTGGTGTGGTCAACGTGATCACCAAGAAGTCCGCACCGCGCTGGTACGGCACGGTGAACCTGGGCGGCACGATCCAGGAAGACGACCAGTTTGGTAACGACTGGCAGGGCGAGTTTTTCGTCAACGGCCCCCTGGTGGCCGACAAGCTGTCGGTCGCCCTGCGTGGCAGTTACTACGAGAGCGACGCCTCGTCGCCGCAGTTTGAGCCGGCGGTGGACCCCAATGGCACCACGCATGTGCGGTCGATCGGTTTTGGTGGCGGTGGCCGTACGGTGGACAGCGAGGTCGAGGAATACGGCGCGACGCTGACCTGGGTGGTGGCGCAGAACCAGACCCTGCGGTTTGACTACGATACATCCAACCAGGTCTATGACAACACGCCGGTCATCGACCCCGATAGTGGCACGATTACCTACCCGCTGGGCACCAAGGACAACATCGAGGCGCTCTGGCAGGACAGCCGCGGGCGCGTCAACCCGCGCGCGGGTTACGCGGCCGACCAGGAGTTCAGCCGCGACTGGTGGTCCATCGTTCATGACGCCACCTGGGGTTTTGGTACCAGCTACCTGGCGCTGTCCTACGTGGACACGGCCAACGAAGGCCGTACGCTGCCGCTGACGGTGGCCGAGCGCCTGCACCTGCAGGACATGTACGACGGCGTCGGCGATTACGCCGGCATGCCGGAAGAAGAACGCAAGGCGCTGGCGGAAGAGACCTTCCTGCCCCGTCCAGCGCGACCGCTCAACAGCAGCCAGTACACGCTGGATGCGCGTGTTGATATTCCGTTCCAGGCCGCCGGCGAGCACGTCATGGTGATTGGTGGCCAGGTCATCGACGGTGAACTGGAAGACGGCGTATTTGGCATGGAAACCGGTGAGCCGGGCGGTACACAGGACCAGGAAATGTGGTCGCTGTTCATCGAGGACAGCTGGACCGTGACCTCGCCGCTGACCATCACCGGCGGTGTGCGCTACGACAGCCACGACGTGTTCGGCAGCCAGGTGTCTCCACGCCTGTACGCGGTTTACGCGTTGAACGAGTTCTGGACCGTGAAGGGCGGCGTCAGCACCGGCTACAAGACCCCGCAGACCACCGACCTGTACGACGGCATCACCGGTTTCGGTGGCCAGGGCACCTCGCCGTTTGCCGGCAACCCGGACCTGGAGCCGGAAACCAGCGTCAACAGCGAAGTGGCGGTCTACTGGACCAGCCCGCAGGGCCACAACTTCAACGTCACCTATTTCCGCACCGACTTCGACGGCAAGATCGCCAACGGCGACACCATCTACAGCTGTGAAGTGACCGGCGGTGTGCGGCCCTGCGTCAACCTGGGCGCCTATGATGAGCTGGGTTACTCGACCTACAGCCAGAAGATCAACATCGACAAGGTGGAGATCCAGGGCATCGAGGTGGCCGGCCTGTACGCGATCAGCGACGACTGGACGCTGCGCGGCAACTACACCTGGACCGACAGCGAGCAGAAGAGTGGTCCGGAGGCTGGCCAGCCGCTGACCAACACGGCCGAGCACATGGCCAACGCCAGCCTGGACTGGCAGGTGACCGCGCCGTTCTCCATGACCCTGCAGGCCGAGCTGCGTTCCGACCGCTACCGGGGCTGGGACAACACGCTGGACCGCCCGCAGTACTACGAGAGCTACAACCTGTGGCACCTGGCGGCGAACTACGTGATTTCCGATAACATCACGATTTTCGGTCGCATCAACAACCTGCTGGACAATGACTTCACCAGCTACCAGACCGACTTCATCGATCTTGATGGTGACGGCATCTACACCCTGGCGACCGGGCGTGGGGCAGTGAGCGAAGTGATCTTCACCGACGACTTCAACGTCAAGGATGCGCGCCGGAATTACTGGCTGAGCGTGCAGTTCTCGTTCTGA
- a CDS encoding DUF2271 domain-containing protein: protein MKSPHAPLPKLLYPLLLAALVALPSAASADTLLSVELPRLNVAEYHRPYLAAWVMEQQTGEVTNLAVWYQLDEEGKEWLKDLRQWWRRSGRKLDMPVDAFTGATKPPGVYDIELDGQLAGLPDGQYTLHVEASREVGGRELLKIDFAWPAAEPLNLSAEGEEELGTVTLSLAP from the coding sequence ATGAAATCACCTCACGCCCCGTTGCCGAAGTTGCTGTACCCGCTGTTGCTGGCCGCCCTGGTGGCGCTGCCGTCGGCCGCCAGCGCGGACACGCTGCTGAGCGTGGAACTGCCGCGGCTGAACGTGGCCGAGTACCACCGCCCTTACCTGGCCGCCTGGGTCATGGAACAGCAGACCGGCGAAGTCACCAACCTGGCGGTCTGGTACCAGCTCGACGAAGAAGGCAAGGAATGGCTGAAGGACCTGCGCCAGTGGTGGCGCCGCAGCGGCCGCAAATTGGACATGCCCGTCGATGCCTTCACCGGCGCCACCAAGCCGCCCGGTGTCTATGACATCGAACTGGACGGCCAGCTCGCCGGCCTGCCCGACGGCCAGTACACGCTGCATGTCGAGGCCTCGCGCGAAGTCGGCGGTCGCGAACTGCTGAAGATCGATTTCGCCTGGCCGGCCGCTGAACCCCTGAACCTGAGCGCCGAGGGCGAGGAAGAACTCGGCACCGTCACGCTTTCACTGGCGCCGTAA
- a CDS encoding PepSY-associated TM helix domain-containing protein: MANWKTMTRHLGTLRQWHWVSSAICLVGLALFAFTGITLNHAAIIPTNPVITELERDVPADILAAIDPVPEGDAPLPDALRDWLSDELSVNVRPGLDGEWGDGELYLSIPRPGGDAWLSLDLEDGFLVYERTDRGWISYLNDLHKGRDTGVAWSWFIDIFAVACFLFSITGLVLLMRDAPTRPATWPSVALGLVIPLLLIILFVH; the protein is encoded by the coding sequence ATGGCCAACTGGAAGACAATGACGCGCCACCTGGGCACGCTGCGCCAGTGGCACTGGGTCAGTTCGGCCATCTGCCTGGTGGGCCTGGCGCTGTTCGCCTTTACCGGCATCACGCTGAACCACGCCGCGATTATCCCCACCAACCCGGTCATCACCGAACTGGAGCGCGACGTACCCGCGGACATCCTGGCAGCGATCGACCCGGTGCCGGAGGGTGACGCGCCGCTGCCGGATGCCCTGCGCGACTGGCTGTCTGATGAGCTGTCCGTCAACGTGCGCCCCGGTCTGGACGGTGAATGGGGCGACGGTGAGCTGTACCTGTCGATCCCCCGCCCCGGCGGCGATGCCTGGCTCAGCCTGGACCTGGAAGATGGCTTCCTGGTCTACGAGCGCACCGACCGCGGCTGGATCAGTTACCTGAACGACCTGCACAAGGGCCGCGACACCGGCGTGGCCTGGAGCTGGTTTATCGATATTTTTGCCGTCGCCTGTTTCCTGTTCAGCATCACGGGTCTTGTCTTGCTGATGCGCGATGCCCCCACCCGGCCGGCCACCTGGCCGTCGGTGGCCCTGGGCCTGGTCATACCGCTGCTGCTGATCATTCTCTTTGTTCACTAA
- a CDS encoding flavodoxin domain-containing protein has translation MTEVQRLGLAALVLAAYVLFTAWCLYRHRRRFGTGAATGHDTLIAFASQSGTAAGLAERTAAALHGQVQLLPLNHVDDTALSGARRLLVIASTYGSGEPPDNGNRFERRYHEDRSLDLSHLEFAVLALGDSSYAQFCTFGKWVHDALEGHGARPLRPALSLDARGEQGQADALDQWSAVLRELGADLGLDNEPGSTTAPWTTWTLAKRRQLNPGSPGQPLYHLVLEPQGDAPPTWAAGDVAELVPDNPVAARRELERALGLQPGQPLDMDGLETTAFDALARRQLPALAEQPPLAAIANPARWIGSLPPLMSRKYSVSSVPEDGRLDLVVRWQVGPDGQPGLASDWLARTLSLGDTLDIRLCPNPGFHAPTIDAPVILVGNGSGLAGLRALLRQRELAGGGRNWLLFGERDPVADRPFADELSQWQGNGTLERIDLAFSRCPTAPRYVQDLLLEHADAVVDWVNHGAVIMVCGSRTGMAQGVNLALQELLGRDRLDDIEAAGRYLREVY, from the coding sequence GTGACCGAAGTCCAGCGACTGGGGCTGGCCGCCCTGGTCCTGGCGGCCTATGTCCTGTTCACCGCGTGGTGCCTGTACCGGCACCGCCGCCGGTTTGGTACGGGCGCGGCCACCGGGCATGACACCCTCATCGCCTTCGCCAGCCAGAGCGGCACAGCCGCCGGGCTGGCCGAACGCACCGCGGCGGCGCTGCACGGCCAGGTACAGCTGCTGCCCCTGAATCACGTTGACGATACCGCACTGTCCGGCGCCCGCCGTCTGCTGGTCATCGCCAGCACCTATGGCAGCGGCGAGCCCCCCGACAATGGCAACCGCTTCGAGCGGCGCTACCACGAAGACCGGTCATTGGACCTGTCGCACCTGGAATTCGCAGTGCTGGCCCTGGGTGACAGCAGCTACGCCCAGTTCTGTACCTTCGGGAAATGGGTCCACGATGCGCTCGAAGGCCACGGCGCGCGGCCGCTGCGCCCGGCGCTGTCGCTGGATGCGCGGGGGGAACAGGGGCAGGCTGACGCGCTGGACCAATGGAGCGCCGTGCTACGCGAACTCGGTGCGGACCTGGGCCTGGATAACGAGCCGGGCAGCACAACAGCGCCGTGGACCACCTGGACGCTGGCGAAACGCCGGCAACTCAACCCCGGCTCGCCGGGACAGCCCCTGTACCACCTGGTCCTGGAACCGCAGGGTGACGCGCCCCCCACCTGGGCGGCCGGCGATGTGGCCGAGCTGGTGCCGGACAACCCCGTCGCGGCCCGCCGCGAACTGGAACGGGCCCTGGGCCTTCAACCCGGCCAGCCACTCGATATGGATGGGTTGGAAACCACCGCATTCGACGCCCTGGCGAGACGGCAATTGCCCGCCCTGGCCGAACAGCCCCCACTGGCAGCGATCGCCAACCCCGCGCGGTGGATCGGCAGCCTGCCGCCGCTGATGTCCCGCAAGTATTCGGTCAGCTCTGTCCCAGAAGATGGCCGGCTCGACCTTGTGGTGCGCTGGCAGGTGGGCCCCGACGGCCAGCCGGGGCTGGCTTCAGACTGGCTGGCCCGCACACTGTCCCTGGGCGATACCCTGGATATCCGCCTGTGCCCCAACCCGGGATTCCACGCGCCGACGATAGATGCACCAGTGATCCTGGTCGGTAACGGCTCCGGCCTGGCCGGCCTGCGCGCATTGCTGCGCCAGCGTGAGCTGGCGGGCGGCGGTCGCAACTGGCTGCTGTTCGGCGAGCGTGACCCGGTGGCCGACCGGCCTTTTGCCGACGAGCTCAGCCAGTGGCAGGGCAACGGCACCCTGGAGCGCATCGACCTGGCGTTTTCACGCTGCCCGACTGCGCCGCGTTACGTCCAGGACCTGTTGCTTGAACATGCCGACGCCGTGGTCGACTGGGTCAACCACGGCGCGGTGATCATGGTCTGCGGCAGCCGCACGGGCATGGCGCAGGGGGTCAACCTGGCCCTGCAGGAGCTGCTGGGCCGTGACCGGCTGGATGACATCGAGGCCGCCGGCCGTTACCTGCGCGAAGTCTACTAG
- a CDS encoding amidohydrolase family protein, with the protein MPFLKFTLKVVTTIVALLLLVLAVGAWWPIDPPVPEARPDRLVITGAIVVDVRRGQLLAGYDVLIEGGQITAVGPGLPATGATVIDGQGGYLVPGLFDMHVHSMEMSPVLTHPLFIAAGVTAVRDMGGCLGDDDGWAACAPQKRDWHRAVGAGELVGPRYDQVTSLAINGGGEVPKGYDRALGAPDADGARQRVAHDAARGVDFLKPYNRLSREAYLALAESAAQNGLYLAGHHPLAVPAVDVVAAGQRSIEHALLFAWSCYPGIDELRNTDDFRATYTNALRDRMMAEHDEQRCANLHQRMRQAGTAFVPTHTTRKMDAFAGDSQYRNDPRLAYIPGPLRLLWNGDADNMLRRGNADGDNNFRAFYEFGLAQTGAAHRAGVTVLAGTDAPDSFVFPGLSMHDELAHLVQAGLSPLDALRAATLEPARFLGLEGSAGEITPGARADLVLLRENPLEDIQAIRAIDTVVLAGAPYSRERLDQLLAGVEDAAGSWTMWPKFTWQIMNSPVMKAQFGD; encoded by the coding sequence ATGCCATTTCTGAAGTTCACGCTGAAAGTCGTCACCACCATCGTGGCCTTACTGCTGCTGGTACTCGCCGTGGGCGCGTGGTGGCCGATTGACCCACCCGTACCGGAAGCCCGGCCCGACCGGCTGGTCATCACCGGCGCAATCGTGGTCGACGTGCGCCGTGGCCAGCTGCTGGCCGGGTACGACGTGTTGATTGAGGGCGGGCAGATCACAGCGGTGGGCCCTGGCCTGCCCGCCACCGGCGCCACGGTCATCGACGGCCAGGGCGGCTACCTGGTGCCTGGCCTGTTCGACATGCATGTGCACTCGATGGAGATGTCCCCGGTCCTCACGCACCCGCTGTTCATCGCCGCCGGAGTCACGGCAGTACGTGACATGGGCGGCTGCCTGGGTGACGACGATGGCTGGGCGGCCTGCGCGCCGCAGAAGCGCGACTGGCACCGCGCGGTGGGCGCGGGCGAGCTGGTCGGCCCCCGCTACGACCAGGTCACCAGCCTGGCGATTAACGGGGGCGGCGAAGTGCCAAAGGGCTACGACCGCGCGCTGGGCGCACCGGATGCCGACGGTGCCCGGCAGCGCGTGGCCCACGATGCCGCGCGCGGTGTCGACTTCCTGAAGCCCTATAACCGCCTGTCGCGAGAGGCCTACCTGGCCCTGGCCGAGTCAGCCGCGCAGAACGGCTTGTACCTGGCCGGCCACCACCCGCTCGCCGTGCCGGCCGTCGATGTCGTCGCCGCGGGCCAGCGCAGCATCGAGCACGCCCTGTTGTTCGCCTGGTCCTGCTACCCGGGCATCGACGAGCTGCGCAATACCGACGACTTCCGTGCCACCTACACCAACGCGCTCCGCGACCGCATGATGGCCGAGCATGATGAGCAGCGCTGCGCCAACCTGCACCAGCGGATGCGGCAGGCCGGCACCGCCTTCGTGCCCACGCACACCACCCGCAAGATGGATGCCTTCGCCGGCGATTCGCAATACCGCAACGACCCGCGCCTGGCCTACATCCCGGGCCCGCTGAGACTGCTGTGGAATGGCGATGCTGACAACATGCTCCGCCGCGGCAACGCGGATGGCGATAACAACTTCCGCGCCTTCTACGAGTTCGGCCTGGCGCAGACGGGCGCCGCGCACCGTGCCGGCGTTACCGTGCTGGCCGGCACAGACGCACCCGACAGTTTTGTATTCCCCGGCCTGTCCATGCACGACGAACTGGCCCACCTGGTGCAGGCCGGCCTGTCACCCCTGGACGCACTGCGCGCGGCCACGCTGGAGCCTGCCCGGTTCCTGGGCCTGGAAGGCAGCGCCGGCGAGATCACCCCCGGCGCCCGCGCCGACCTGGTGCTGCTGCGGGAGAACCCGCTGGAAGACATCCAGGCCATCCGCGCCATCGATACCGTGGTACTGGCCGGCGCGCCCTACTCCCGCGAACGGCTGGACCAACTGCTGGCCGGCGTCGAGGACGCAGCCGGCAGCTGGACCATGTGGCCCAAGTTCACCTGGCAGATCATGAACAGCCCGGTCATGAAGGCGCAATTCGGGGATTGA
- a CDS encoding TonB-dependent receptor → MKSFTACHLFFGALGATTLLPAATALAQVEDDERVSGVLEEVVVTATRREESLQDVPISIATLKGEALDSLFSAGEDVLALSGRVPGLYLESSNGRAAPRFYIRGLGNIDFDLGASQPVSFIMDDVVLENVVLKSFPMFDVDQVEVIRGPQGSLFGRNTTAGIVKVDTKRPTQETEGYVSGSLGTFMTGDLEAALGGGLGDSGFSFRASGIYRTRDDWIDNGYTGEDDAMGGYTEKAARLQLQWESDSFRALLMAQGRDLDGTASIFRANVFDTGSNDLNQNYDRDQVWYDGGDNNPQGYEGTGYTLNLDWTFGNGATLTSITSFQEADGFSRGDIDGGVVDFTQSVPVPPGITFDPAAINGPTGLPTLTFPGSIYTDSVTQDAADTDQFTQELRLASDTSGAFSWQTGAYWFDSDLTVTTDSFASLGFQDTIVNYGNEAWAVFGQGELDLGDRVSLIGGLRYTDDSKDYHVVQYSGLWEILGIPAVAPLTVSDDQVSWDLAANFSLTDDSVIFGRVASGFRGPTIQGRDVAFLEFPTIADSETVLSFELGYKADLLDDRLRLNAAVFTYEVDDIQLSIIGGASNSNQVINADKGKATGFEMDLTWLATDNLLLTFGMAYNDTEIDSPGLTVAPCGSTLCEAYQDRDANGQVSIDGNPLPRTPETNYSLTARWSLPMGGSGEFFVFTDWVYYGETLMSLYYTPEFVTDDQFEGGLKVGYLNFENNWEVALFGRNITDEDNVKGFVDFSNLTGFVNEPAVWGVEASYRFGGN, encoded by the coding sequence ATGAAGTCATTTACCGCATGCCACCTTTTTTTCGGCGCGCTTGGCGCCACCACGTTGTTGCCGGCCGCGACGGCGCTGGCCCAGGTCGAGGACGACGAGCGCGTTTCGGGCGTGCTCGAAGAGGTCGTGGTGACCGCCACCCGCCGCGAGGAAAGCCTGCAGGACGTTCCCATTTCCATTGCCACGCTGAAAGGCGAGGCGCTCGACAGCCTGTTCTCCGCTGGCGAAGACGTGCTGGCCCTGTCCGGCCGCGTGCCCGGCCTGTACCTGGAGTCATCCAACGGCCGCGCGGCACCGCGTTTCTACATTCGCGGCCTGGGCAACATCGATTTCGACCTGGGCGCTTCGCAGCCGGTGTCCTTCATCATGGACGACGTGGTGCTGGAGAACGTGGTGCTGAAGAGTTTCCCCATGTTCGATGTCGACCAGGTGGAAGTCATCCGCGGGCCGCAGGGCAGCCTGTTCGGCCGCAACACCACGGCCGGTATCGTCAAGGTCGACACCAAGCGACCGACGCAGGAGACCGAGGGCTATGTCTCCGGCTCACTGGGGACTTTCATGACCGGCGACCTGGAGGCGGCACTGGGCGGCGGGCTGGGTGACAGCGGCTTCAGTTTCCGCGCGTCCGGCATCTACCGTACCCGCGACGACTGGATCGACAATGGCTACACCGGCGAAGACGACGCCATGGGCGGCTATACGGAAAAAGCCGCGCGGCTGCAGCTGCAATGGGAGTCGGACAGCTTCCGCGCACTGCTGATGGCGCAGGGGCGTGACCTGGACGGCACGGCATCAATCTTCCGCGCCAACGTATTCGACACCGGCAGCAACGACCTGAACCAGAACTACGACCGTGACCAGGTGTGGTACGACGGTGGAGACAACAACCCGCAGGGCTACGAGGGCACCGGTTACACGCTGAACCTGGACTGGACCTTCGGCAACGGTGCGACGCTGACGTCGATCACCTCCTTCCAGGAAGCCGACGGTTTCAGCCGCGGCGATATCGACGGTGGCGTGGTCGACTTCACCCAGTCCGTGCCGGTGCCGCCGGGCATCACCTTTGACCCGGCGGCAATCAATGGGCCAACCGGGTTGCCCACGCTGACCTTCCCGGGCAGCATCTATACCGATTCGGTCACCCAGGACGCCGCCGACACCGACCAGTTCACCCAGGAGCTGCGCCTGGCCAGTGACACCAGCGGTGCCTTCAGTTGGCAGACCGGCGCCTACTGGTTTGATTCCGACCTGACGGTCACCACCGACTCGTTCGCGTCGCTGGGCTTCCAGGACACCATCGTCAACTACGGCAACGAGGCCTGGGCCGTGTTCGGCCAGGGTGAACTGGACCTGGGTGACCGGGTGAGCCTGATCGGTGGCCTGCGCTACACCGATGACAGCAAGGACTACCACGTGGTGCAGTACTCGGGCTTGTGGGAGATCCTGGGTATTCCCGCCGTCGCCCCGCTGACCGTCTCCGATGACCAGGTCAGCTGGGACCTGGCGGCCAACTTCTCACTGACGGACGATTCGGTGATCTTTGGCCGCGTCGCTTCCGGCTTCCGCGGCCCCACCATCCAGGGCCGCGACGTGGCCTTCCTGGAGTTCCCGACCATCGCCGACTCGGAAACCGTGCTGTCGTTCGAACTGGGCTACAAGGCCGACCTGCTGGACGACCGCCTGCGCCTGAACGCCGCTGTGTTCACCTACGAGGTCGACGATATCCAGCTGTCCATCATCGGCGGCGCGTCGAACAGCAACCAGGTGATCAACGCCGACAAGGGTAAAGCCACCGGTTTCGAGATGGACCTGACCTGGCTGGCCACCGACAACCTGCTGCTGACCTTCGGCATGGCCTACAACGACACCGAGATCGACAGCCCCGGCCTGACCGTCGCGCCCTGCGGCTCCACGCTCTGCGAGGCCTACCAGGACCGTGACGCCAACGGCCAGGTGTCCATCGACGGCAACCCGCTGCCGCGCACGCCGGAGACCAACTACAGCCTGACCGCGCGCTGGAGCCTGCCGATGGGCGGCAGTGGCGAGTTCTTCGTGTTCACCGACTGGGTGTACTACGGCGAGACCCTGATGTCGCTGTACTACACGCCAGAATTCGTCACCGACGACCAGTTCGAAGGCGGCCTGAAAGTTGGCTACCTGAACTTCGAGAACAACTGGGAAGTGGCGCTGTTCGGCCGCAACATCACCGACGAGGACAACGTGAAGGGCTTTGTCGACTTCTCCAACCTGACTGGGTTCGTCAACGAGCCGGCGGTGTGGGGGGTCGAGGCAAGCTATCGTTTCGGCGGAAACTGA